One region of Fusarium oxysporum f. sp. lycopersici 4287 chromosome 14, whole genome shotgun sequence genomic DNA includes:
- a CDS encoding hypothetical protein (At least one base has a quality score < 10) has protein sequence MLALVISLLGIELLLTSTAVAFSNEDSLIRLGFLPLMGIATYKIMIICANGQLESPIAHAVLGSGSVYRIIHYVAIVLLDRWSFEAKGPTSSLGGLEPASDMAREEFSWSLKDLEERIRFGIRVSTTTRFSTTKWSIKYVPQFDDNKPGLVPARSEFLWRTFIRVGSLGCCLGLLGTFAQNFWKHNASMFSQEYVPVYSRLQEVTLAELSIRIAGVLSYWVMQYLSLSLMYGFLSFLTVLVHLSDVEEMAAGVRPNKRDVVDCQVLGSLLPSEHPPWM, from the exons ATGTTAGCCCTAGTTATTAGCCTCCTAGGCATCGAATTACTCCTGACAAGCACAGCCGTAGCTTTCAGCAATGAAGACTCACTGATCCGGCTTGGCTTCCTTCCATTAATGGGAATAGCTACTTACAAAATCATGATCATCTGCGCAAATGGACAGCTAGAATCACCCATCGCCCACGCCGTCCTCGGATCGGGAAGTGTCTACAGAATCATACACTATGTCGCTATTGTATTGCTGGATCGCTGGTCTTTCGAAGCCAAGGGGCCGACGTCATCGCTAGGAGGACTGGAGCCGGCGTCCGACATGGCTAGAGAGGAGTTCTCATGGTCCTTAAAGGATCTTGAGGAGAGAATTCGGTTCGGCATCAGAGTCAGCACGACAACGCGGTTCTCGACTACGAAGTGGAGCATCAAATACGTCCCGCAGTTTGATGACAACAAGCCAGGGCTCGTGCCTGCTCGCTCTGAGTTTCTATGGCGTACTTTTATTCGAGTGGGTTCTCTTGGGTGCTGTCTTGGATTGCTAGGCACCTTCGCTCAGAATTTCTGGAAACATAACGCCTCAATGTTCTCTCAAGAATACGTACCCGTCTATTCGCGATTACAAGAGGTCACTCTAGCGGAACTGAGCATCAGGATAGCGGGTGTACTAAGCTACTGGGTGATGCAATACCTGAGCCTCTCGCTCATGTATGGCTTTCTGTCCTTCCTGACGGTTCTAGTGCACCTTTCCGATGTCGAAGAAATGGCCGCCGGTGTTCGGCCCAATAAACGAGACGTGGTCGATTGCCAGGTTTTGGGG TCGCTTCTACCATCAGAACATCCGCCGTGGATGTAG
- a CDS encoding squalene-hopene cyclase (At least one base has a quality score < 10) gives MDLSLPQLAEECLKPAADYAYSLQKPDGHWLTELRSNISFTAQYVCLREIAGISLRQSEDRNHFRKWLLAQQNPDGSWSLAPGESGDLSISVEGYFALKLLGVSSDDKAMRLAKEFILSRGGLPLVGIITQFLLAVFGLIKWDQIAQVPAELMLMPTWSPVNIYAFAHWSRVTAVAMMVLRHHQPTFPLPADLMVPEKSFLQELYPDVTDQRLRFYPSVSRLWQAGEYGRCIAALADKAVALMDPIVKKTSLRAYSLSQCVQFMIKRQTESGYASFWPANFNCILALYCQGYEFKDPAIKCLLHAIDSFYIWKDEAGMRNQVTCGPSWDTALLLLGLSDSGFGDERLDKTVKWFKSTQILQIRGDYEVQAPGLLPGGWAFQYNNDWYPDTDDTVTILLAILSWKPTELTSDCCIRTIQWLLGMQCTNGGWGCYDVNNENYFLNLFPFGQGNEFYDAPVPDVTARILEGFGYVLDLDNKATESNKLPSALIFKIRESCANAISYLYSTQDKATGAWKSRWHVNYINGTGSALQALALFDDTFDSNISRMIQRGLVWMKSMQNADGGWGETLRTYRDSSLAGLGDSTPSQTSWALLGLLSHLDSEDESIRRGIKYLVRTQVPSNRPEIPGGTWEQEGYVSVAFPNITWLDYTSTRHAYPMMALGRYVHKFQEKSKCT, from the exons ATGGACCTTAGCCTGCCCCAGTTGGCCGAGGAGTGCCTCAAGCCGGCTGCCGACTACGCCTACAGCCTCCAGAAACCCGATGGACATTGGTTAACCGAGCTTAGATCAAATATCTCTTTTACCGCGCAATATGTCTGCTTGCGCGAAATCGCTGGTATCAGTCTCAGGCAGTCAGAGGATCGAAACCACTTTCGCAAATGGCTACTCGCTCAGCAAAATCCAGACGGATCATGGTCTCTAGCGCCAGGAGAGTCTGGTGATCTATCTATATCGGTTGAGGGCTACTTTGCGCTGAAGCTCCTTGGTGTATCATCAGATGACAAAGCTATGAGACTTGCCAAAGAGTTTATATTGAGTCGTGGAGGTCTTCCCTTGGTTGGCATCATTACACAGTTCCTCCTAGCTGTTTTCGGCCTCATCAAATGGGACCAGATAGCCCAAGTTCCGGCggagctgatgctgatgccgaCCTGGAGCCCCGTTAACATATACGCATTCGCACACTGGTCGCGTGTGACAGCTGTGGCAATGATGGTTTTACGCCATCATCAGCCGACTTTCCCTTTACCAGCCGACCTGATGGTGCCTGAAAAGTCATTCCTTCAAGAGCTTTATCCGGATGTTACAGATCAACGTCTGAGATTTTACCCCAGCGTCTCTAGGCTATGGCAAGCTGGTGAATACGGTCGATGTATTGCTGCCCTCGCCGACAAAGCAGTTGCTCTTATGGATCCCATCGTCAAGAAAACGTCATTACGGGCATACTCTCTTTCGCAATGTGTACAGTTCATGATTAAGCGGCAGACCGAGAGCGGCTATGCGTCATTCTGGCCCGCCAACTTCAACTGCATTCTTGCTCTCTATTGTCAAGGTTACGAATTCAAGGACCCCGCCATCAAATGCCTGCTGCATGCAATCGATTCATTCTATATCTGGAAGGATGAAGCCGGCATGCGGAACCAGGTCACCTGCGGTCCATCATGGGACACTGCCCTCCTCTTACTTGGGCTTTCCGACTCTGGTTTCGGCGATGAACGGTTAGACAAAACAGTGAAGTGGTTCAAGTCAACCCAAATTTTACAGATACGAGGTGATTATGAGGTGCAAGCCCCGGGACTGTTACCTGGCGGTTGGGCTTTTCAGTACAAT AATGACTGGTACCCTGATACTGACGACACGGTCACAATTTTGCTCGCCATTCTGTCATGGAAACCGACAGAGCTCACGTCTGATTGTTGCATCAGAACAATTCAGTGGCTTCTTGGCATGCAGTGCACCAACGGTGGCTGGGGTTGCTACGACGTCAACAACGAGAACTACTTTCTTAACCTGTTCCCTTTCGGACAAGGCAATGAGTTTTACGATGCTCCGGTGCCTGATGTTACCGCTCGAATTCTGGAAGGCTTTGGTTATGTCCTAGACTTAGACAACAAGGCCACAGAGAGCAACAAGTTGCCGTCAGCTCTCATTTTCAAAATACGAGAATCCTGCGCCAACGCTATTTCCTACCTGTACTCAACACAAGACAAAGCCACAGGAGCGTGGAAGTCACGATGGCATGTCAATTATATCAACGGAACCGGCAGTGCACTACAGGCTCTGGCACTTTTTGATGATACATTCGACTCAAACATCTCTCGGATGATTCAGCGCGGACTTGTATGGATGAAGTCGATGCAGAACGCAGATGGTGGTTGGGGCGAGACACTTCGCACGTACAGGGACTCATCTCTGGCTGGCTTGGGGGATTCAACGCCGTCGCAGACTTCTTGGGCCCTTCTCGGATTACTCTCTCACCTTGATTCTGAGGATGAGTCAATCAGACGAGGGATCAAGTACTTAGTGCGCACCCAAGTCCCTTCTAATCGACCGGAAATCCCAGGCGGGACATGGGAACAGGAAGGTTATGTAAGCGTTGCTTTTCCTAACATTACTTGGCTCGATTATACTAGCACCCGGCACGCGTATCCCATGATGGCCCTCGGACGTTATGTTCACAAGTTTCAGGAAAAATCAAAATGTACCTAG
- a CDS encoding hypothetical protein (At least one base has a quality score < 10) — MSYTSGHIQADHPSVIKAYDYRTAESCCAYLIPHLQPHYSILDVGCGPGNITLGLAKLCPQGKTIGIDISQGVIDHATSQYCSPDVPNLSFQVGDAGSLEQFSDDSFDVVHAHGCLLHVADKVQSLKAFLRVCKPGGIIAVRDAMSFGTIWSLKPDLPGIREQWAKQREALLYMGSDPDTGLKKKEWAVEAGYEKNGGRIFISQSPQCMEVALRNFEGEIAEGAINTGFLTREQVDRFKVSWDKWEGTEGHELVCPATDMLCFKGLLGSE, encoded by the coding sequence ATGTCTTACACAAGTGGCCACATCCAAGCAGACCATCCCTCGGTCATCAAAGCATACGACTACCGCACTGCCGAATCCTGCTGTGCCTATCTTATCCCGCATCTTCAGCCGCATTACTCAATCCTCGATGTGGGGTGCGGACCTGGCAATATCACCTTGGGTCTCGCTAAGCTTTGTCCTCAAGGCAAGACTATCGGCATAGATATCTCACAAGGAGTCATCGACCATGCCACCTCTCAGTACTGTAGTCCTGACGTCCCCAACCTTTCCTTCCAGGTTGGCGACGCCGGATCACTGGAGCAATTCTCAGACGACAGCTTCGACGTCGTCCACGCTCATGGGTGCCTCTTGCACGTCGCAGACAAGGTCCAGTCATTGAAGGCCTTCTTGCGCGTCTGCAAACCCGGAGGTATCATCGCCGTGCGTGACGCCATGTCGTTTGGAACCATCTGGTCGCTCAAGCCAGACTTGCCGGGCATCCGCGAACAATGGGCAAAGCAGCGGGAGGCGTTGCTGTACATGGGATCTGACCCTGATACGgggctgaagaagaaggaatggGCGGTAGAGGCCGGGTATGAGAAGAATGGCGGGCGCATCTTTATTAGCCAGAGCCCGCAGTGCATGGAAGTCGCTTTGCGAAACTTCGAGGGGGAGATTGCTGAAGGCGCTATCAATACTGGCTTTTTGACTAGAGAGCAGGTGGACAGATTTAAGGTTTCATGGGATAAGTGGGAAGGCACTGAAGGTCATGAGTTGGTTTGTCCAGCGACCGATATGCTGTGCTTCAAGGGCTTGTTAGGCTCCGAGTAA